The Periophthalmus magnuspinnatus isolate fPerMag1 chromosome 15, fPerMag1.2.pri, whole genome shotgun sequence genomic sequence tcattcacacagatttaacacacagaccctgtaTACAGGCTAGAGTTCCTcctcatgtggtaatacaggaagtgctccactgtgtttttaaactccatacaccttcactagaatgatttgtatgatttcagccctggaattgacaatctctcctaaacaaaaggtaaaaggagctgttattttgaaaactaccactactgaCATCTGGGTTTTTTTAGTTGTTCCTTGCTGAGAAAGTGGGTCtaaagacagggggcgctctgggacacttctccatttgcttgttttctgtttcattgttggttacgcaaacatgtgtgaatgaaacaaaagacaactccaggtctgtttttgagtagttaatgacattataacttgttttaatgctcacaagaatcaattttgtgtaatataggaccattaattaaaaaatgtgtaaaataggGCTGTAGACCTTTAGTCATTTTGTCAATGAATCACTCCATTGTGTCTTAGCTTATTAGTTGGCTAATACTTTATTTAGATTCTAAGAATATTTTTCAGtaattatatgtaaaaagggaCTTTAAATCATGATTCATAATAGTAATTTTAGTGTTCACAGTTTACACAGACCAGAGGACATACCAAAGGAGCCTTCTGTTGACTGACATTTTGTGGTAAATGCCATCCTTGTAAATAGGTTTATAGTGATCTGGTGGGAAATAGGGGCATGTAATTGATTGCAGTGTGTGACAGGCCAAATGCCAAAAAGAATTGGAGAAGGTGAAAAACTTATTACACTGGCTACTGACGGaaacacatgaaataaaaagtagtaaaaggaCCAATGGGAAATCTTTGAATATGGTAATGCCCAATTTCAAAGTGGGGTTGTTAAGCTCAGAATTCCCAGTTCCCACTGCAGTGAAATAGGCTATTCTAAATTCTGATTGAAAAGTGCAATAGAGGTCTCTCAAAAGTCCATTGGAAAAAATTGAAATTCTTTAGGCTTTTAAAAGACTAATCCTTTAGATTCTCAAAATCTCAAACACTATTCAGATGTAAACCAGTCTTATAGAACAATACTTTGGaaaattaaatcaaactttGGTCATGTTCTGTCATGAGCTCATTCGTTCATTTAACACTGCAGCTCGTCTTTCTCTCAGTGACCAAAGCCACAAGCTCCTGGTGTGGTGCCGTCTGTGACTGAGGTTCAGACTTCACATGTATGATGTTttcttttgtctaaaatgtaacatgtatTTGATCATTGAGAGATGTCCCAATAACAAATACATCAATTCTGCTTTTACAATTTGTAATATATGGGTTCTTGTTGGCAGTATATAGGTAAAGGTATgtaggtaacaaagtacaagtagtaaagaactgtacttaagtagaatttttaggtatctgtactttactaaggaaattttacagtggatacattttacttttacttcactgaagttcagagcagtatctgtactgtcgactccactgcatttttaacaggactgaaaagtaaaaagtacttttcatatgatttgaggggttattttttaccatgttcgtggtaacatcctgactcaatttttcgagttcaagcttctgctctgagcaaacaaaaataaactctaaattcataagaaaaatgaagaaactgatttatattgctgctgttgaccaaaatatgtaacaTTACATAAATATCGGTATTACTGCATTTAACACAGATTAACAggacttgtgtgaaatacttttactttttacttttaaagtgcatttttaaacaagaacttcaatacttttacttaaattatttttttcatgtgattctctgcatctgtacttttacttaacaaaactgagtacttcatccagcacAGTATATAGGCTACACATGCAAATGAGAATGTGACTGCAACTTTGTGAGGAAAAGAAGCCGCAGGAACATATGATCACTTGTTACTGACATTTGTTTGCTCTGAGTACCTTAGAGGTTCATTTATCGACCTGCTTCCATGAATGTTTTCTATCTCCCCCAATGTCGCAATTTCCAGGCCCCTAGTTTCGATCTAACAAATCAAAATACTTAGAAACATGGTAATAAATCAGGCTAAATGTGTGTCTGGGTAAGATAATAACAGCATTGCATGTGTTATTGTACCATTAAGAGCACACtgttttaaagatgtactaaGTAACTGTTCTATTGAgaagtctgtcacctgcttgtctttatggagatgttttttttatctgtactttgaatgttccacagaatggcattaaatgtacctTGCTTGTGTTCTTTTAAACTGACTTATATTTGGAAGAAGGAAAAACAACTTATGattgtaatacttttattttgtgaatAGTAATCAGGGATAACATACTACAGATCTGTGCATAGACCGTTATGTACTTAGCTTGATAGGCACACCCTCTTTTCAGATATGAGGGAGTTGGTGTGCCTAATGACAGTAGAAATCCATGTCCTAAAAAACAGGCATTGTATAAAACAAATTTTGGAATAAATATTTTAGAATCttttgataatattgaaatactCACAGTTGTTGGTATTTTAACAGTATCTTCTTGAAACTTCTTTGTCTCATTCACCATTGTTGCTGGAAAATACCCAATGATTCCCATCTGGTCTACATATCGCTCACTATAAACCTGGCAAAGTCAATTAGATTACAAATTTTTACTTAtaatttctttcattcacaatCTCAAAATGACCAAGGCAAGAGAACATAAGCGCATACACTTCCAGACCAGAAGACTCCAGCGCCCTCCTCTGGCACAAGTTTAGAATACACATAGACCATCTGTTCCTTTTTTAAGTTGATAAATCTGCAATCAGGAGCTATGAAGTCATCCAAGGCTGTGGCCATAGACATGACATCTAAAGTTTGCACAAAAGAGAGGAATTAAACAAACATGAAGTTGTACAGAAAATTGACCATGCTTTGTCCTTTACTCACAGGAACATTCTGGATCCCCACAAAGCTTGTAGTCTCCCAGTTTATCCATCTGAGCAGCCCTCAATGTCTGGTGCAgtccaaaaacaagaaaaagtacAAGTGAGTAATGCATTGTTGAGTCCAATGTATACAACATCAGCAGAGCAGTAGAGCCTGCAAGCTGCGGATGCAAGTTTGTATAGTGGAAATAacacaaaattgcaaaaatctcAAATGTATGTCAAAGCCAAAGGAGCAATGGGTTGAGCCCCTTCAGCTGTCCAATCACTGCTCACTCCAGCTCTCCTTCTAAATTTTCATTTCCCACAAGGGATTAGGCTGAAACACAAGAACACAGCCATCATTATTCAAAGTGTGACATTTGCATTTtgtaaaacacaacacaacaaagtgTTCTAGCTTAAACTAAACATAGGCTATTTTTGTTTCAGCAACCTTTTTGGATCTATTGCTATGTTAGAGGCAagggctttttttttaaatgtaaacaatgataactaataaaagaaaatcaacGAAAGAATTAGCCAACATatatgtatgcgtgtgtgtgtgtgtgtgtgtgtgtatatatatatatatatatatatatatatatatatatatatatatatgatgttaGTCATATTAGGttatagtcattttttttttttactaagcttttcatattgcacctttatatTTGTTAGTTTTTAGTATTATCTGAGCTTATTTCACACTAAACAAACATGGATTATTTCAATTTGAACATACAGTACATgggttgtaaaataaataaagcgtCCATAATGAGGTCACTGAAGTTTATcagtagaaaaaaaataacaaggCGATGTCTAAATGTTAGATCGTGTTGCATCAGTTGATCGATACTATAATTTCTTCTTTTGGCTGATGTAAAACGCTGTAAATCGCTGGGACTATTCTGGTGTTTGATTAATACACCTGGATGGCTGGGTGGGCGGAGTATGGAGACTAAACACAAGCGTTCCGCTCATATCGTTAGACCGTGTAAGTAAAACGAACGCATCGTTTGACATTTGCGGCTCTGTGACGTAGGTCCAGTGTAAACTCAAAAAGAGCCTCTGGGACGGCGCTGTTATTGTTCGGTCTGAGGTGCGGGGGGTCGTGGGCGCTTTGTTTTTAGCTTTGGGGGGCGTAGGATCCTGACAGCAGGCTAAGTCCACAGTAGAGCTGTCGCGCTTcatcactgtatttattttggcGGTAGTTGAAGTTAGGACGGGACGAGTTGCTGTGCTGGATGGACGCGCGGGTGTCGGACTTATTCGGCTCAGGAAATGAACCCAGCTCTAGAAATCAAGCCGGCGGTGGCAGTAATGGAAAGCAGGGGCTCGGACTCGGGCTAGCCTCCAAAAAAGCTAATGCAAAAGCCAACAAGAAAGCAAGAGCGCGATTCTCCCGCAACAACTTTAAATCCAGTAATAACACTCCGTATCTGCCTCCAGAGGTAAGGCTCAGCTCTAAATCCAGCATGTGTGTGCCTCCAGAGGTAAAGTCAGGCTTTAAATCCATCAGGCTGGATAAACACTTCCGCAAACATGCTAGGATCAGACATTATCCGCATGCAATGTTGAAATTAAACCAAACTTGCCTTAATGTTGTTGTATTTCCGGTACAGTCTGAGCTGTACAGTGCTTCTTCTTGTTTGGAGCTGCTAGCAACTGACACGTAGCAAGTTAGCACCATGAAGAAAACAAAAGGCTGTCAGTTATTTATGTAGTTCTAGttgacattttatttcttttaaatgaTCACAGTACAGCTTATCACATATTTGGTGTATCTTAGTTTAGTTTGACATTGGTTTGGTTTTCTTAGAGGAGGCAGCTGTGTTTGTAAATATGGtaaagggggcggggcctctGCTGACCTTTGCCAAACTAAGCACAATAACTCCATAGTAACACAGCAAAAACCCTTTGTGGACAGAGTAATGACCATACAACCACACCATATAATGTAGAGTCTAAGGCCAAAagggtgtttttgtttttgttttttgtttttttttattttattttattttttttttatagcagaTCGCATTTACCACTGTGTTTAGAAGTAGACTGAGGACATGCCTGAACATATCTCATGTGTTGGCTTTCAGCATCATAAActggtaataaaaaaataatagtacATTATTATACAGGGGAAGTTTCTATTCTAACTAAATTTCATACTGATCATGTTATTACACCATGCCATTAGCCTTTACTATAACATAACATTCAAAGATATttgctctaaaaaaaaatctaatgtgtAAAGCAACAAGTTTCTTTGACACATTACTTGTTTGGGTGTTTCAGTCACTCAATAGCCTGCTATGTCACTTCTAtacagatatttttttgtttctgttttgtgtgtttaatccTTTCAAATTCTCTtcattctcttcctctcttaGGCTGAAGAGGGAAATATAgaatacaaggtaaacatgtgtaatatttaaaaaagggtaattcttaaataaatatataaatttaaaaTTTCAATGTCTGTCTAGTTGAAGCTAGTGAATCCAACTCAGTACCGCTTTGAGcacctggcaacacaaatgaaatgGCGTCTCCAGGAGGGAAAAGGCGAGGCTGTCTATCAAATTGGTGTTGAGGACAACGGTATGCTTGTGGGACTATCAGAGGAAGATATGAGGGCATCTTTAAAGACCCTTCATTTAATGGCACAAAAGTAATCTACTCAAATTGACTTGGATCAATTTATGCAAGTGAAACTTTTAGGTTTTAATAttggtttatgtttttttttttttttttttactagagtgggagctgacatcactgtCCTCAGACAAAGTGAGGTCGATGAGGACTCTGATTGCCCACGTAGCATTGCTGAAGTTCTCATTCGCAAGGTGCCAGACGACCAACAGGTAAGTCAAAACCACTGTAACCTTTCAACAATTATTAGTTGAGATTATATTAATTCTGGAAGTGCTATCTATtaaactgtttgtttgttttttcgcATAGTTCTTGGACTTGCGAGTAGCTGTACTGGGTAATGTGGATTCAGGAAAGTCCACATTACTGGGAGTTTTGACACAGGGTGAGCTGGACAATGGACGTGGCCGGGCAAGGCTCAACCTCTTTAGACATCTCCACGAAATTCAGACTGGGCGAACCTCAAGTATTAGCTTTGAGATACTTGGATTCAATAGCAAAGGAGAGGTGAGGGAGCACGAATAACATATTTGATATGAAGGAAAACAGAAATGTGCTTTCTTTTAAGATCACTCATATTTTTTGATTTAGGTTGTAAATTACAGTGAGTCTCGAACAGCAGAAGAGATTTGTGAGAGTGCCTCTAAAATGATCACATTCATCGACTTGGCGGGCCACCATAAGTATCTGAAAACTACCATCTTTGGTCTAACCAGCTACTGTCCTGATTTTGCGATGCTGGTCGTCAGTGCAAACACGGGCATAGGTAAGATCTTGTTTTTAATTCCAGTACCAGTTTGTTTGTGTACACCTCTGCAGTTTAGTGGATCAGCTGAAGCTTGGCACTTGTGATATCTGACCTTATGTAACAGACTGCCCCTTGCTCCTGCCTACTATTACGAGTCCCAGAATATCTCACATTCTAACCATTCACGTAACAGTCCGTCTGACCCACTAGACAGCCCTGAGAAGTTGTAAACCTGACACTTGCCAACAGCAGTAACCAAATGCTGTCCTCAGTGCCACTGCTGACCGTGTGCAAAGAGCAAAACATGTCTGTGTCCCAAATACCAGACCTGTTGAATTAATATACACTAAAATTGGACACCATTAAAAATATCCCTTATAGTATTTGATCTATTTTGATCTCTTTTCctattttttccttatttttttaCAGCTTTTCTTAGACCCTTCTGGGATTTTGTCTGGACAATCCTAATACTTTAGCTTGTAGGTTTCAGTTGCCAACGTGTGACCACTGACAGCTGATACCGGAGCTGATATTGTGCAGTTCCCACGTGTGTGAGAAGGTTCACTGCAGGATAGGAGTGTCAGTGTCAGGATGGCCGAGCGGTCTAAGGCGTTGCGTTCAGGTCGCAGTCTCCCCTGGAGGCgtgggttcgaatcccacttctgacaacatttttgtacatttttcttgtataatttatttaataatgaCACCATCAACATCATAAAGTGCATAAGCTATATCTCTCAAGTACTGTACACGTTATGGCTTGGTACAGATAACATTGATAACATGAtttgaaattataaaaatgtaatatggcATATCATGATGCCAAAAAGACATGTGTTAATGAATAAGAAGCATCTAAGATAACTTGTCCATAGTGAAGTTAATTTATGTCATTCTAAGAGAACAACAAATTAAgcaaatgttttaaagtttgtgTAATAAAGCTAACTAAAACAGGAGAACATAAATGCCCCCAGATTATTTAGTGATTGTtgacattttattcattttgtttaaattagtGTTTTAATTTACAGTATGAATCCACTACTCATGCTCTGAATCACaaacaatatgtgaaaaacaaaagcaagAAAAGCAAACATGGAAGCCTTGTAATTTTTAGACATTATTTAACACAACATATAATATAACTTTGTAGATGTATAAGAAGCATCTATGCATTTTTTAAGAACCACCTCCTTCAGAGTTTTACTTTCAAGTCAGGCATGCAAGGTGTCAGTACTGCTTTGCTAGTTCACACAGATACCATTCCGTGGATGTAACAAGATGTACTGTTAAGTGTGTCAGGATGGCCGAGCGGTCTAAGGCGCTGCGTTCAGGTCGCAGTCTCCCCTGGAGGCgtgggttcgaatcccacttctgacagtttttcacttttacagtgatgttttttgtatgtatgtttcaTATCCAGATTTTGATATTGTTGTACTCAATTTGCATTCACTTATTGGATTTTTTTATGGTAGCTGCCATTgtaattttaactttaattatAAGTACCTCTGCTGACGCTTGGTAATTATATTGGAACATTGGATCATGCTGAATGGGGATACAGATATTATTGGACTgaatttttttcccatttatttacTAAAGATTAGACTTGTACATTGACTTGACCTCTTTTAAAGATCCTGACTCAGGACACTTGAGCGGCAAGTTGTTTTAACAGTCACAAGCTGTAACAGTTAGAGGTATCTCCAGCTGATACTGCATCTGACACTTCACACTGATCCTGCTCGAGCTAATCTGGGAAACTTTCCATTGGTGTAAACATGTCAGGATGGCCGAGCGGTCTAAGGCGCTGCGTTCAGGTCGCAGTCTCCCCTGGAGGCgtgggttcgaatcccacttcTGACAAATTTTAACTGAAAAGTGGACCAAGTTTGAGCCCAAGGACTAGTTTGTTAAAATCTGGTTTGAAATtttatggccaacttcctgttaGTCAGAGGGCTTGTCTCACTGTTCTATCACTCTACCATTTTTATGGGCCTACCCCAAAAAGAGCATGTCAAAATTCCCATTAAGGCCAACTTCTAGACGGTGCTGTTTAGCCATTTTATTTTGGGCATGTCTCATTCACTGACTCAAATGGGATTTAGGTTGGACCTGATCATCCTACCAATTTGGGTCAAAATTTGTCCACAGAAGGTGTCACAATGTGCAATCACAGTCACTATTTGCACTTTAGCTTATATATTCTTTATAAAGAATATATGTGACTAACTACATTGTTTTCCTACAACTGGATAAGAAAGCAAAGTCATGGGTGAGTTTTTACTAAATTCAAATTAGATCATTTCAGTAACATGCTGATATTCTTGGGCTGATCGGTTTGTCTGGAATTATAACTatattggccatgaaaaaaccctgTCAATATCTACCCTTTCTGTGCATTAGTGGGGAGATATAATTTTTCTttgtagcagtattagtagtatataAACTGGATTTAAATTGGAGAGGATTGGAAAATTCACTTTTATGAAATtcactattatttttttaaatttacagtAACATTAATTTAGAAAAGGGTTTACTATTGTTTATGGTGATATTTTCAGTAGTCATAGATCACACTTCAAAccttgttatcatgacagaaaACTCTGTTCCCTGTGCATAAATTGTTCCTTCATATTGGATAGAATTTTTGGTGTTGATAAGATCAGTAGAGGTATTCCATTTTAGAAaccttcctgtatttttcatttagtttttttaaacttttcaatttattttgcacaaactgatgtaaaactaaataCATACCGTAAAATCCTGACTATAGagcacacctgaatataagccacaccagctaaattttaaaagaaaaaattttttgtacatatataagttgcaggttttcatgttgtaacatgagatatttactcagaaagatggtacactgaggggttttttatttttaatttaagacacgcattttttcaaactgtgcccgAAAATCTGCACCGACtgccatcaacacgggatgaacatacctgcatgtttagaaaataaaacagcaccaacatgggccatctgcttttatttgttctgaaagcttttgtcgtctttttacattaagCAAGTTCTTCCTGCTCCCGCCTGCAATGTTTCACCATTGATTCCTTAATGCCAAacttatgtgcagtggctctatttccttctttgatgtcagatccattgccttaaacttaaaagctgcatcatttgcatttcttcatGTGTTTCCCATGTTGAGGGTGTGGCATGAtgagcaaaatgacagttcaaaattaaaactaatgttattcttcagcgcataagctttccccacgtctgtctctcttttgcatttactgctagagagtgccccctggtggccgttagccagtaaaaatctataaattagccgaaCCGTTGTGTAGGTCGAAAAAAGTAGTggcttatagtccaaaattGACAGTACTTATCACAGGTACCATTCCTCCAAACccagtaataattagaaaaatttGAAAACCTATCATATGTACTTGAAgtattttcctcttttctccacCAGCTGGTACAACGCGGGAGCATCTTGGGTTGGCCATGGCTCTGAAGGTGCCCATCTTCATTGTCATCAGTAAGGTGGATTTGTGCATGCGAGCTACAGTGGAGCGCACAGTACGGCAGCTAGAGCGTGTCTTGAAGCAACCTGGATGTAATAAGGTTCCAATGGTTGTGGCAAATAAAGACGACGCAGTAACTGCAGCACAGCAGTTTGCCCAGTCACCCAAGTATGTCTTGTtttgtcagatttgtttttacatGACACATCAAACACCAACATCTTTGTTTCCCTCTAGTATCACACCAATCTTCACATTGTCCAGTGTGTCTGGAGAGAGCTTAGACTTGCTGAAGATTTTCTTCAACATCATTCCTCCACTGAGCAATAGTAAAGAACAGGAGGAACTAATGCAACAGCTAACAGAGTTTCAGGTTGgtttaaagagaaagttaacaaaatgattttatttaacaGTAAAGGAAACTGATGCTAAATGTATTCATGCAGGTGGATGAGATTTACTCTGTTCCTGAGGTGGGAACAGTCGTGGGGGGTACTCTGTACAGGTAACACCCACACATCTATCTTATgtacaacataaaaaatattgtttacaataaactttttctgtttattaGTGGCATTTGTCGTGAAGGGGATGACCTTGTGGTAGGGCCTACTGATGCTGGACAATTTTACAAGCTGACAATCGGCAGCATCCAGAGGAATCGCTCAGCATGCAGGGTATTAAAGGCTGGCCAGGCTGCTACACTTGCACTAGGAGAATTTGATCGCTCATTATTAAGAAAGGTTAGGCCAAGGCTAAATATGTCTTATAAGTGTGTCAAAATATTTATAAGTGCCCTTTATCATATATCTGCTTTAACAGGGTATGGTGATGGTAAGTCCAGAGATGGACCCTACTATCTGTTGGACATTTGAGGCAGAAGTCGTGTTACTTTTTCACGCGAAGACCTTCCACAAAGGTTTCCAGGTTACTGTGCACATAGGCAACGTGAGACAAACGGCCATTGTGGAGGAATTGTATGGAAAGGTTAGtcctgagtttattttattatctttcTGATGGAATAATTTGTAATGTTTAACACTATTCATGTCTTTATTTATGCCACAGGAAGCACTAAGGACAGGTGAAAAAGCAGAGGTTCGTTTTAGATTCATCAAACACCCAGAATACCTAAAAGTGGGAGCAAAAATGCTCTTCAGAGAGGGTGTCACCAAAGGCATCGGACATGTCACCAAGTTGCAACCAGTGGCCCAGTACAAACCATCCCAAAGAGAGGAGGACGGGGCCTAGGGCCCTACACCACAACACTGGCCTCTGTTTTTCCTCCCCCGTGGACAGTAAAGCCCTTCTCAATCCATTATCTTGTCACAACTATTCTCTCATTTTACAAAACATCTTTATGCTTTTCTTCACTTTCTGATGCTCTACAGATTTAATGTGAGGCACTGATAGACAATACCATCACCTTTTCTACAGAGTAGAATGTAAACCCAAGTGGACCTTTTTGTGGCAGAATTACACACGTGCACTGTTTCCATCTAAATGCGCTCCATCAGCACATATTGATCGCACATTGCCACTTGCACTGAAGCTTGGTTGTCACTCTTTTTTAACACAGCATAAACACAAGCACCACTTGGGCCTGAATaccaaaagatgtttttttttttcatgtagtgttttttattaccaGCTGAGTGCCTCAGACACATGCCGTAGACATTTGTCTATTTTAATACACACATGTATCTCTTTTCTAGGATGTTTAATATTGACTTCAGACCCCGCTTGTGTGTTTAgagttatatttgtatttgctgACAAAGCACTTGAAGATCAATGTTAAGAGTTGTTACTATAACTCATTTTAGGTCAGTCAGCTGAGATAAGTCTCATAATAGCCTTTAAAGTGCTTTTAGTTCCTCAGGTTTGTATAAAATACTGCCACTTTGTTAGAATCTTTCCAGTGGAGGTGTTGCTAGTAATCGTCTTTATCTGATTATGCAggtatgtatgtttttgtgtgtcacCTGAAGTAGATGCCTATTGTTACTGATGTCACAGCCTACACAGGGCTTTACACAGTGCCTACAGAACTGCTATTTAAATGATCTTCCAATTAGTAAAAGAAATGTACTACTTAAGTTGGTGCTACTTAAAAATATCTGTTTTCCGAAATGTGTTTTTGGCTCGGTGTGGCCTCTTAAGTGCATGTTGATTGATCTCCCACATACACCTTTTGGGAGGACATGTGAAATGTTTCATGTGCTGTTGTCTGTGCACACTGATTAGGGCGTTAGTTCCAAGGGACTTCAACCAAAGGTTTTGTAGTTCTATGTCAGATGTTAATGTTTCTGATGATGCATCTGAGAGATATTTTATAgaatattttaatagttttggtTTTTACAAATACTTTAAGAACTTCATTCAT encodes the following:
- the gtpbp2a gene encoding GTP-binding protein 2; protein product: MDARVSDLFGSGNEPSSRNQAGGGSNGKQGLGLGLASKKANAKANKKARARFSRNNFKSSNNTPYLPPEAEEGNIEYKLKLVNPTQYRFEHLATQMKWRLQEGKGEAVYQIGVEDNGMLVGLSEEDMRASLKTLHLMAQKVGADITVLRQSEVDEDSDCPRSIAEVLIRKVPDDQQFLDLRVAVLGNVDSGKSTLLGVLTQGELDNGRGRARLNLFRHLHEIQTGRTSSISFEILGFNSKGEVVNYSESRTAEEICESASKMITFIDLAGHHKYLKTTIFGLTSYCPDFAMLVVSANTGIAGTTREHLGLAMALKVPIFIVISKVDLCMRATVERTVRQLERVLKQPGCNKVPMVVANKDDAVTAAQQFAQSPNITPIFTLSSVSGESLDLLKIFFNIIPPLSNSKEQEELMQQLTEFQVDEIYSVPEVGTVVGGTLYSGICREGDDLVVGPTDAGQFYKLTIGSIQRNRSACRVLKAGQAATLALGEFDRSLLRKGMVMVSPEMDPTICWTFEAEVVLLFHAKTFHKGFQVTVHIGNVRQTAIVEELYGKEALRTGEKAEVRFRFIKHPEYLKVGAKMLFREGVTKGIGHVTKLQPVAQYKPSQREEDGA
- the LOC117382709 gene encoding otoraplin-like, whose amino-acid sequence is MLYTLDSTMHYSLVLFLVFGLHQTLRAAQMDKLGDYKLCGDPECSYVMSMATALDDFIAPDCRFINLKKEQMVYVYSKLVPEEGAGVFWSGSVYSERYVDQMGIIGYFPATMVNETKKFQEDTVKIPTTDMDFYCH